Proteins encoded in a region of the Frondihabitans sp. 762G35 genome:
- a CDS encoding SRPBCC domain-containing protein, translated as MTDDDTRHEHDTPAEPDARPGHDVASQRGTTHVRSGAQTISHRREFDAPASRVQRAHTDPALFPRWMGPRGTTVRLDRFEAVTGGAFRYSVVGGDGAAWTFFGSYHEVRDGLVTHTWQYEGETDVSLETLRFRDLAGGRSVLEVTSAFSSEAACEAMVASGLDGGMDENFARLDEVLAG; from the coding sequence ATGACCGACGACGACACCCGGCACGAGCACGACACCCCTGCCGAACCCGACGCCCGACCCGGGCACGACGTAGCATCGCAGCGAGGCACGACCCACGTCAGGTCGGGCGCGCAGACGATCTCGCATCGGCGCGAATTCGACGCGCCGGCTTCTCGGGTGCAGCGGGCGCACACCGATCCGGCCCTCTTCCCGCGGTGGATGGGGCCGCGGGGGACGACCGTGCGGCTCGACAGGTTCGAGGCCGTGACGGGCGGCGCCTTCCGGTACAGCGTGGTGGGCGGGGACGGTGCCGCCTGGACGTTCTTCGGGAGCTATCACGAGGTCCGCGACGGACTCGTGACGCACACCTGGCAGTACGAGGGCGAGACGGACGTGTCGCTCGAGACCCTGCGTTTCCGCGACCTCGCCGGGGGCCGATCCGTGCTGGAGGTGACCTCGGCGTTCTCCTCGGAGGCCGCGTGCGAGGCGATGGTGGCGAGCGGGCTCGACGGCGGCATGGACGAGAATTTCGCCCGGCTCGACGAGGTCCTCGCCGGCTGA
- a CDS encoding YciI family protein, giving the protein MQFLFSVVETFLPGGVRGDHAGSATPPEAAAIHEYNERLVREGHWIFAGGLSAPREATVLDNRGGRGESSSGPLSDSAENVGGFWVIEAQDADAALALAAEASEACNRRVEVRPLL; this is encoded by the coding sequence GTGCAGTTCCTCTTCTCGGTCGTCGAGACCTTCCTCCCGGGAGGGGTCCGCGGCGACCACGCCGGATCCGCGACCCCGCCCGAGGCGGCGGCCATCCACGAGTACAACGAGCGCCTCGTGCGGGAGGGCCACTGGATCTTCGCGGGCGGCCTCAGCGCGCCCCGCGAGGCGACCGTGCTCGACAACCGGGGCGGGCGCGGGGAGTCCTCCTCCGGGCCCCTGTCGGACTCCGCCGAGAACGTCGGCGGCTTCTGGGTGATCGAGGCGCAGGACGCCGACGCCGCCCTGGCCCTCGCCGCAGAGGCGTCGGAGGCCTGCAACCGCCGCGTCGAGGTGCGGCCGCTGCTCTGA
- a CDS encoding DUF6855 family protein, with translation MAPGRGVEDDPWTLTTAPGTSAYTMYVDDAATPPTIVCQVGSTTLKYDARAIDDLHAFLLERGDWVPLGAADEKKPAAEGTVEAWGRSEENPVGGWYGLRNGYRGRFGMYLPPLLEELGLVELTHDARNNSVRALPRA, from the coding sequence ATGGCACCCGGACGAGGCGTCGAAGACGACCCCTGGACACTCACCACCGCGCCGGGCACCTCCGCCTACACGATGTACGTCGACGACGCCGCCACCCCGCCGACGATCGTCTGCCAGGTCGGGTCGACGACCCTGAAGTACGACGCCCGCGCCATCGACGACCTGCACGCCTTCCTCCTCGAGAGGGGCGACTGGGTCCCCCTCGGGGCGGCCGACGAGAAGAAGCCGGCGGCGGAGGGCACGGTCGAGGCGTGGGGCCGCTCCGAGGAGAACCCCGTCGGCGGCTGGTACGGGCTCCGGAACGGCTACCGCGGACGCTTCGGCATGTACCTCCCGCCCCTGCTCGAGGAGCTGGGCCTCGTCGAGCTGACGCACGACGCCCGCAACAACAGCGTCCGCGCCCTGCCGCGGGCCTGA
- a CDS encoding ATP-binding protein, producing the protein MTLRLRLTITYAVLVVLTGFSVLAAVAVVLLLIPGYAFTSSQYPSGVLGTPSIMVSNKRDLLELLAVVAVPVLVLVGGIGAAVGWFVAGRALKPLTDIVRTARTLDGASIDRRIALDGPEDEVRVLADTIDGMLDRLEAAFAVQGRFAANVSHELRTPLTTTKTLLQVASRSEQTPEVEQLLYRLSITNDRTIDITRALLDLAGSNRIDHAENVDLAELARRELADQSETIDDEALVVTEVLRSATVVGHPVLLQLLVRNLVQNAVRHNRRGGDLHVAVGREPGGVVLRVSNSGPRIEEATVPLLTEAFHRTALRTASGAATGGHGLGLALVKSIVETHDARLLLQAGRPDGLVVEVVFPGGGPLENISKSANARETGPLLN; encoded by the coding sequence GTGACTCTGAGGCTGCGCCTCACCATCACCTACGCGGTGCTCGTCGTGCTCACCGGGTTCAGCGTGCTCGCGGCGGTGGCCGTCGTCCTGCTCCTCATCCCCGGCTACGCGTTCACGTCGAGTCAGTACCCGAGCGGTGTCCTGGGCACGCCGTCGATCATGGTCTCGAACAAGCGGGACCTGCTGGAGCTCCTCGCTGTGGTCGCCGTGCCCGTACTCGTCCTCGTCGGCGGGATCGGGGCCGCTGTCGGCTGGTTCGTCGCGGGACGGGCTCTGAAACCCCTGACCGACATCGTCCGAACGGCCAGGACCCTCGACGGGGCGTCCATCGACCGTCGGATCGCCCTCGACGGCCCGGAAGACGAGGTCCGCGTCCTCGCCGACACGATCGACGGGATGCTCGACCGTCTCGAGGCGGCGTTCGCCGTTCAGGGCCGGTTCGCCGCGAACGTCAGCCACGAGCTCCGGACACCCCTCACGACGACGAAGACGTTGCTCCAGGTCGCGAGCCGATCCGAGCAGACGCCGGAGGTCGAGCAGCTCCTGTACCGCCTGTCGATCACGAACGACCGGACCATCGACATCACGCGCGCGCTCCTCGATCTCGCCGGCAGCAACCGGATCGACCACGCGGAAAATGTCGACCTCGCGGAGCTCGCCCGCCGCGAGCTCGCCGACCAGTCCGAGACGATCGACGACGAAGCCCTCGTCGTCACGGAGGTCCTCCGTTCGGCCACCGTGGTGGGTCATCCCGTCCTGCTCCAGCTCCTCGTGAGGAACCTGGTTCAGAACGCCGTGCGCCACAACCGCCGAGGCGGCGACCTGCACGTCGCCGTCGGCCGCGAGCCGGGCGGAGTCGTCCTGCGCGTGTCGAACAGCGGACCCAGGATCGAGGAGGCGACGGTTCCGCTTCTCACCGAGGCGTTCCACCGCACCGCGCTCCGCACGGCGAGCGGTGCCGCCACCGGGGGGCACGGCCTCGGTCTCGCCCTCGTCAAGAGCATCGTCGAGACACACGACGCGCGGCTCCTGCTCCAGGCGGGCAGGCCGGACGGCCTCGTCGTCGAGGTGGTGTTCCCCGGCGGGGGACCTCTCGAAAACATCTCGAAAAGCGCGAACGCCCGAGAGACGGGTCCCCTGCTGAACTGA
- a CDS encoding response regulator transcription factor, with the protein MRALVVEDEVFLAEAIQAGLRLEAIAADLAFDGASALEKAWVNDYDVVVLDRDLPGIHGDEVCRRLVASQRPPRILMLTAAGTLRDRVDGLELGADDYLAKPFDLEELVARLRALNRRSKESVPPTLTSGDLTVDVFRREVYRKGRFVRLSRKEFAVLEVLLRADGGVVSAETLLEKAWDENADPFTNAVRITMSNLRRKLGPPSPIVTVAGVGYCIREADRA; encoded by the coding sequence ATGCGCGCTCTGGTCGTGGAGGACGAGGTGTTCCTCGCGGAGGCGATCCAGGCGGGGCTCCGGCTGGAGGCGATCGCGGCCGACCTCGCCTTCGATGGCGCCTCGGCCCTCGAGAAGGCCTGGGTGAACGACTACGACGTGGTGGTCCTCGATCGTGACCTGCCGGGGATCCACGGCGACGAGGTCTGCCGTCGCCTCGTGGCGTCCCAGCGTCCCCCGCGCATCCTGATGCTGACCGCCGCCGGGACTCTCCGGGACCGCGTCGACGGGCTGGAGCTCGGGGCCGACGACTACCTCGCGAAGCCGTTCGACCTGGAGGAGCTGGTCGCGCGTCTCCGGGCCCTGAACCGCCGGTCCAAGGAGTCGGTGCCACCCACCTTGACCTCGGGCGACCTGACGGTCGATGTCTTCCGCCGCGAGGTGTACCGGAAGGGGCGCTTCGTGCGGCTGAGTCGCAAAGAGTTCGCCGTCCTCGAGGTCCTCCTGAGGGCCGACGGCGGCGTCGTCAGCGCCGAGACCCTCCTCGAGAAGGCGTGGGACGAGAACGCCGACCCGTTCACGAACGCCGTGAGGATCACGATGTCGAACCTCCGGAGGAAGCTCGGCCCGCCCTCGCCGATCGTGACCGTCGCCGGAGTCGGCTACTGCATCCGGGAGGCGGACCGTGCCTAG